A portion of the Mesobacillus boroniphilus genome contains these proteins:
- a CDS encoding DUF3055 domain-containing protein produces the protein MTDQFFLYDEAEETKTRYVSFVGDNQRFDLAILQTSRYYGKSIVMDIQGSRFAILGQDDLDEEGYLEFAYNLSEEDAEELRSFLRPIL, from the coding sequence ATGACCGATCAATTTTTTTTATACGATGAAGCCGAAGAAACAAAAACGCGTTATGTAAGCTTTGTAGGTGATAACCAGCGCTTTGACCTGGCCATCTTGCAAACTAGCCGTTATTATGGAAAGAGTATCGTGATGGATATCCAGGGAAGCCGATTCGCCATCCTCGGCCAGGATGATCTTGATGAAGAAGGTTATCTTGAATTTGCCTACAACCTTTCTGAAGAAGACGCGGAAGAACTTCGCTCATTCCTGCGACCGATTCTTTAA